A region of Geobacillus sp. 46C-IIa DNA encodes the following proteins:
- a CDS encoding thiamine pyrophosphate-dependent dehydrogenase E1 component subunit alpha, which yields MAQNRHQALGLSDDMVLQMYETMLLARKLDERMWLLNRAGKIPFVISCQGQEAAQVGAAFALDRTKDYVLPYYRDMGVVLTFGMTPTELMLAAFAKAEDPNSGGRQMPGHFGQKKNRIVTGSSPVTTQVPHAVGFALAAKMEKKDFVAFVTFGEGSSNQGDFHEGANFAGVHKLPVIFMCENNKYAISVPISKQLACEKVSDRAIGYGMPGYTVDGTDPLEVYRVVKEAADRARRGEGPTLIEAVTYRLTSHSSDDDHRVYRTEEELAEARAKDPIVSFAHYLKEVGVLTDALDEAIQARVMKEVNDATDYAEKAPYAEPEHALRYVYAEE from the coding sequence ATGGCGCAAAACCGTCACCAAGCGCTCGGATTAAGCGATGACATGGTGTTGCAAATGTACGAAACGATGCTTCTCGCCCGCAAGCTCGATGAACGGATGTGGCTGTTAAACCGCGCGGGGAAAATTCCGTTCGTCATCTCGTGCCAAGGGCAGGAGGCGGCGCAAGTCGGCGCGGCGTTCGCTCTTGACCGGACGAAAGATTACGTCCTGCCGTACTACCGCGATATGGGCGTTGTGTTGACGTTCGGCATGACGCCGACGGAATTAATGCTTGCCGCGTTTGCCAAAGCGGAAGACCCGAACTCCGGCGGCCGGCAAATGCCAGGCCATTTCGGGCAAAAGAAAAACCGGATCGTCACCGGTTCTTCGCCTGTGACGACGCAAGTGCCGCACGCCGTCGGCTTTGCCTTGGCGGCGAAAATGGAAAAGAAAGATTTTGTCGCCTTCGTCACGTTCGGTGAAGGGTCGTCGAACCAAGGCGATTTCCACGAAGGAGCGAACTTTGCCGGCGTTCATAAACTCCCGGTCATCTTTATGTGCGAAAACAACAAGTACGCCATTTCCGTGCCGATTTCAAAACAATTGGCATGCGAAAAAGTATCGGACCGCGCCATCGGCTACGGCATGCCGGGCTATACGGTTGACGGCACCGATCCGCTCGAAGTGTACCGCGTCGTCAAGGAAGCGGCTGACCGCGCCCGCCGCGGCGAAGGACCGACGTTGATCGAGGCGGTGACGTACCGCTTGACGTCGCACTCGTCCGATGACGATCACCGCGTCTACCGGACGGAAGAAGAACTGGCCGAGGCGCGCGCGAAAGACCCGATCGTCTCATTTGCTCATTATTTGAAAGAGGTCGGTGTCTTGACGGACGCGTTAGATGAAGCCATTCAGGCGCGCGTCATGAAAGAAGTGAACGATGCCACCGACTATGCAGAAAAAGCGCCGTATGCCGAACCGGAGCATGCGCTTCGCTACGTGTATGCTGAGGAGTAA
- a CDS encoding alpha-ketoacid dehydrogenase subunit beta — translation MPVISYIDAVTMAIREEMERDSRVFVLGEDVGKKGGVFKATQGLYEQFGEERVIDTPLAESAIVGVGIGAAMYGLRPIAEIQFADFIMPAVNQIISEAARIRYRSNNDWNCPIVIRAPYGGGVHGALYHSQSVEAVFANQPGLKIVMPSTPYDVKGLLKAAIRDEDPVLFFEHKRAYRLIKGEVPEEDYVLPIGKADVKREGDDITVITYGLCVHFALQAAERVAQDGISVHLLDLRTVYPLDKEAIIEAASKTGKVLLITEDNKEGSVMSEVAAIIAEHCLFDLDAPIMRLAGPDVPAMPYAPTMEKFFMVNPEKVEKAMRELAAF, via the coding sequence ATGCCTGTCATTTCGTATATTGATGCGGTTACGATGGCGATTCGCGAAGAGATGGAACGCGACTCGCGCGTGTTTGTGTTGGGAGAAGACGTCGGCAAAAAAGGCGGAGTGTTTAAAGCGACGCAAGGATTGTACGAGCAGTTTGGCGAAGAACGCGTCATCGACACGCCGCTCGCCGAATCGGCGATCGTCGGCGTCGGCATCGGCGCGGCGATGTACGGCTTGCGCCCGATTGCTGAAATTCAGTTTGCCGATTTCATCATGCCGGCGGTCAACCAAATTATTTCTGAAGCGGCGCGCATCCGCTACCGCTCGAACAACGACTGGAACTGCCCGATCGTCATCCGCGCCCCGTACGGCGGCGGGGTGCATGGCGCTTTGTACCATTCACAGTCAGTCGAGGCGGTGTTTGCCAACCAGCCGGGGCTGAAAATCGTCATGCCGTCAACGCCGTACGATGTGAAAGGGCTGCTCAAAGCAGCCATTCGCGACGAAGATCCGGTGCTCTTTTTCGAGCATAAGCGCGCCTATCGCCTCATTAAAGGGGAAGTGCCGGAGGAGGACTACGTGCTGCCGATCGGCAAAGCGGACGTTAAACGCGAAGGCGATGACATCACCGTCATCACGTACGGGCTGTGCGTCCATTTCGCCTTGCAGGCGGCCGAACGCGTCGCCCAAGACGGCATTTCCGTCCATCTGCTCGATTTGCGCACCGTCTACCCGCTTGATAAAGAAGCGATCATCGAAGCGGCGAGCAAAACCGGAAAAGTGTTGCTCATTACCGAAGACAATAAAGAAGGAAGCGTCATGAGCGAGGTGGCTGCCATTATTGCGGAACATTGCCTGTTTGACCTCGATGCGCCGATTATGCGCCTCGCCGGTCCGGACGTTCCGGCTATGCCGTATGCGCCGACGATGGAAAAATTCTTTATGGTCAACCCGGAAAAAGTGGAAAAAGCGATGCGCGAACTAGCGGCGTTTTAA